One genomic region from Flavobacteriales bacterium encodes:
- a CDS encoding FtsW/RodA/SpoVE family cell cycle protein: protein MKIALTRYMKGDRVIWAVVFLLSLFSLLAVYSSTGTLAYRYQEGNTEYYLIKHLALLLAGFAIIYLFHTIKYTYYSRMSQVAVYLSIPLLLLTLVMGTNLNAANRWLTLPVINLTFQTSDLAKLALIVYVARLLSKKQHLMNNFKEAFVPIILPIAIVCALILPADFSTAVILFATCTILMFLGGMRIRYLLGLGGVSLLTAGLLSLLLFTLPDDMLLGRMSTWKSRLQEFFNASGEESADSHDKNYQVEQSKIAIASGGFVPKGPGKSRQRNFLPHPYSDFIYAIIIEEYGSILGGTTILLLYMILLYRITRISIRNPGSFGAMLAMGCGLLLILQAMINMAVAVGIVPVTGQTLPLVSMGGTSIIFTSAALGIILSVSRERGTEKVTVNA, encoded by the coding sequence ATGAAGATTGCACTGACACGATATATGAAAGGCGACCGCGTCATTTGGGCGGTGGTGTTTCTGCTGTCGCTGTTTTCACTTCTGGCTGTTTACAGTTCAACCGGAACATTGGCATACCGTTATCAGGAAGGAAATACAGAGTATTACCTGATCAAACATCTGGCTCTGCTACTGGCCGGTTTCGCTATTATCTATCTGTTTCATACCATTAAATACACTTACTATTCACGAATGTCACAGGTGGCCGTGTATTTGTCCATTCCCCTCCTGCTTCTGACATTGGTCATGGGTACCAATCTGAACGCCGCCAACCGGTGGCTGACGTTGCCGGTGATCAACCTTACTTTCCAAACATCAGATCTCGCTAAGTTGGCATTGATCGTTTATGTGGCCCGCCTGCTTTCCAAAAAGCAACACCTGATGAATAATTTCAAGGAAGCTTTTGTGCCTATTATTCTTCCCATCGCCATCGTATGCGCCCTGATCCTTCCGGCTGACTTTTCTACCGCCGTGATCCTGTTCGCAACGTGTACAATCCTGATGTTCCTTGGAGGAATGCGCATTCGATACCTGCTGGGATTGGGTGGGGTGAGTCTCCTGACCGCAGGTCTCCTGTCGCTCCTGTTGTTTACACTGCCGGATGATATGCTGCTCGGACGTATGTCCACCTGGAAAAGCCGGCTCCAGGAATTTTTCAATGCATCCGGTGAAGAAAGCGCCGATAGCCACGATAAAAACTATCAGGTAGAACAATCCAAAATAGCGATCGCATCCGGTGGCTTTGTGCCCAAAGGTCCGGGAAAAAGCCGTCAACGGAATTTTCTACCTCACCCTTACTCCGACTTTATCTACGCGATCATCATTGAAGAATACGGGTCCATCCTGGGAGGCACCACCATACTGCTTTTGTATATGATCCTGCTTTATCGGATCACCAGAATTTCTATTCGCAACCCGGGATCATTCGGCGCCATGCTGGCCATGGGTTGCGGACTGCTGCTGATCCTTCAGGCCATGATCAATATGGCTGTAGCCGTAGGCATCGTGCCTGTAACCGGACAAACGCTTCCACTCGTGAGCATGGGTGGAACATCGATCATATTTACATCGGCAGCACTGGGCATTATCCTCAGTGTAAGCCGTGAACGTGGAACCGAAAAAGTGACTGTCAATGCCTAA
- the murG gene encoding undecaprenyldiphospho-muramoylpentapeptide beta-N-acetylglucosaminyltransferase, producing the protein MPKVMISGGGTGGHIYPAIAIAHALQRLTGNAEILFVGAKGRMEMEKVPAAGFPIEALWISGLQRKLTFRNLLFPVKVLASLLKAGRLLSAFKPDAVVGVGGYASGPLLYMATRKGIPSLIQEQNSYAGITNKLLGKRVDRICVAYDGMEKYFPAAKILLTGNPVRQDITNLDGKKEKALEHFGLQTGKKTLLVIGGSLGAATINASMLLALPDLVANDIQVLWQTGARQFEEMNEQGSVYAAKGVHVLKFIQEMDLAYAVADLVVSRAGASSISELCLAGKAAILVPSPNVAEDHQNKNAKSLVDKQAAVRIADADAREKLGATVVHLMADDDERKKLETTILTLAQKDAADRIAKEVIKLYENNLKKAS; encoded by the coding sequence ATGCCTAAAGTGATGATCAGCGGAGGAGGAACAGGCGGACATATCTATCCCGCCATCGCCATTGCACATGCGTTGCAACGGCTGACAGGCAATGCAGAAATCCTTTTCGTAGGTGCAAAAGGCCGGATGGAAATGGAAAAGGTACCGGCCGCAGGCTTTCCCATTGAGGCACTCTGGATCAGCGGACTGCAACGCAAACTCACATTCAGGAATTTGCTCTTTCCTGTAAAAGTACTGGCGAGTCTGTTGAAGGCAGGAAGACTTTTATCTGCCTTCAAACCCGATGCTGTTGTAGGAGTAGGTGGATATGCCAGCGGCCCGCTTCTCTACATGGCCACACGTAAGGGAATCCCAAGCCTGATCCAGGAACAGAACTCCTATGCAGGCATCACCAATAAACTTCTGGGCAAAAGGGTGGATCGCATCTGTGTTGCCTATGACGGTATGGAAAAATATTTTCCCGCTGCTAAGATTCTCCTTACGGGAAATCCGGTTCGGCAGGATATCACAAATCTGGACGGGAAGAAAGAAAAAGCCCTGGAACATTTCGGACTGCAAACCGGCAAGAAAACATTACTGGTCATCGGTGGAAGTCTGGGCGCAGCCACCATCAATGCTTCTATGCTCCTGGCCCTTCCCGATCTCGTTGCCAATGACATCCAGGTGCTATGGCAAACCGGGGCACGACAATTCGAAGAGATGAATGAACAGGGTTCGGTTTATGCCGCCAAAGGGGTGCATGTCCTGAAGTTCATCCAGGAAATGGACCTCGCGTATGCCGTGGCCGACCTGGTGGTATCCCGGGCCGGTGCCAGCTCGATCTCAGAATTGTGCCTGGCAGGAAAGGCAGCCATACTGGTTCCATCTCCGAACGTTGCAGAAGATCATCAAAACAAGAACGCTAAAAGTCTGGTAGATAAACAAGCGGCGGTAAGAATAGCGGATGCTGATGCCCGTGAGAAACTGGGAGCGACCGTGGTTCACCTGATGGCCGATGATGATGAAAGGAAAAAACTGGAGACAACGATTCTCACGCTGGCACAAAAGGATGCGGCCGACCGCATCGCCAAAGAAGTGATCAAACTTTACGAAAATAATCTGAAGAAGGCTTC